The Halorhabdus sp. BNX81 genome includes a region encoding these proteins:
- a CDS encoding tRNA sulfurtransferase — translation MHPPGADVVVVRHGEVGVKSDQVRMKMEFQLQENLNALLADRDLPGDTGCERNRLYIRTEESAVEAATAAAVEAPGVVSASPAVSVEPTMDGITDALAAAARACHDGGPFAVRARRAGNADTHDFSSRDLESEGGQAIWDAIAETGGTPEVDLDDPAFTAFVDCRPDEAFVFVEKRAGPGGLPLGTQKPLVALVSGGIDSPVAAWQAMTRGAPIVPVYVDLGAYGGVDHRARAETTVGALARRAPNFDLRLRVVDGGAAVEQLVEATDDTRMLSLRRFMYRAAETVAREHDAVGIVSGEAIGQKSSQTTANLAATDAVTDLPIHRPLLTMDKTDIIEAARDLGTYDDATVPAGCNRVAPSRPETAGTPESVASAEPEGFLAMVESAARDPAVVDVVSQSANSSSTTQSGEPSAADR, via the coding sequence ATGCATCCGCCAGGAGCCGATGTCGTCGTTGTGCGCCACGGCGAAGTCGGCGTCAAGAGCGATCAGGTTCGGATGAAAATGGAGTTTCAACTCCAGGAAAACCTGAACGCCCTGCTCGCGGATCGCGACCTGCCGGGCGACACCGGCTGTGAGCGCAACCGGCTGTACATTCGGACCGAGGAATCCGCCGTCGAGGCCGCGACAGCAGCCGCTGTCGAGGCTCCCGGTGTCGTCTCCGCGAGCCCAGCCGTCTCGGTCGAGCCGACGATGGATGGGATCACTGACGCGCTTGCGGCGGCTGCGCGGGCCTGCCACGACGGCGGTCCCTTTGCCGTCCGCGCCCGCCGGGCCGGCAACGCGGACACGCACGACTTTTCCAGTCGCGACCTCGAATCCGAGGGGGGCCAGGCGATCTGGGACGCGATCGCCGAGACGGGCGGGACACCCGAAGTCGATCTGGACGATCCAGCGTTCACTGCCTTTGTCGACTGTCGGCCCGACGAGGCGTTCGTCTTCGTGGAAAAACGGGCTGGTCCGGGTGGCCTGCCGCTGGGGACCCAGAAACCGCTGGTGGCGCTGGTCAGCGGCGGGATCGACTCGCCGGTCGCCGCCTGGCAGGCCATGACTCGCGGCGCACCGATCGTCCCCGTCTACGTCGATCTCGGTGCCTACGGCGGTGTCGACCACCGTGCCCGGGCAGAGACGACTGTCGGGGCGTTGGCCCGGCGCGCGCCGAACTTCGATCTCCGGCTCAGAGTGGTAGACGGCGGCGCGGCCGTCGAACAACTGGTCGAAGCGACCGACGACACCAGGATGCTATCCCTCCGGCGGTTCATGTACCGCGCTGCCGAGACGGTCGCCCGCGAGCACGACGCTGTCGGGATCGTCTCCGGCGAGGCGATCGGCCAGAAATCGAGTCAAACGACCGCCAACCTCGCGGCGACCGACGCTGTCACCGACTTGCCGATCCATCGACCCTTGCTCACGATGGACAAGACCGACATCATCGAGGCCGCTCGCGACCTCGGGACCTATGATGACGCGACCGTCCCGGCCGGCTGTAACCGTGTCGCTCCCTCGCGCCCGGAGACGGCAGGAACGCCCGAGTCCGTGGCGTCGGCCGAACCCGAAGGGTTCCTGGCGATGGTTGAGTCCGCCGCTCGTGATCCGGCTGTCGTCGACGTTGTCAGCCAGTCCGCCAACTCGTCATCGACCACGCAGTCCGGCGAGCCGTCGGCGGCCGACCGGTGA